The sequence below is a genomic window from Rhodospirillales bacterium.
TTGCTCCACTAGAAAAAACACGTTGGACTGTCGCAACACGAAGGAATAAACCATGAAATTTAGACTCCTGATTACCCTTATGGCGGTGATGATCGGCTTCGGCTCGACCTCTCATGCCGATGAATTATTCACAGAAAAATCAATGGGCGGAAAATTCAGCGCCAATGCTGGTTTTGTCTCTGAATACCTGTGGCGAGGCCTTTCCCAATCGGGCAATGGCAGCCCCGCTGCGCAAGGCGGGTTCGACTTTACCCATGATTCCGGGTTTAGTCTTGGCGTTTGGGGTTCCAACATCAACTTTGCCGGCAACCTTGAAATGGATGTCTATGGCGGCTTTTCCAAGGACCTTGGCAACAAAATCACCATGGATGTCGGGGCGATCTATTATCACTACCCCGGACAAGCCAATGCTGCGGACCTTGATTTTGTCGAAGGCTCTATCGGTCTTGGCAAAGATTTTGGTGCCTTCAGCGGCAGTGCTAAAATCAGCTACTCCCCTGATTTCACAGGCTCCGCTGGCAATGCCACCTATCTTGAATTGGGTGCAGGCATTCCCCTTGGCAAGATTTTCACCCTGAACCTCCATGGCGGCAGGCAATGGATGGAAGAAAACACCACTTCCGGATTTGATGATTATACCGACTGGTCTGCAGGCATTGGTTTTGCCGGCGCCGGGTTTGATTTTGCAGTCACCTATCTTGGAACCGATCTGCCATCGGGCCAGTGCACCAATGAATGCTCTCGCCTGATCGCATCCGTGGGCCGCTCTTTCTAACAAAGCTGCGTTGCTTACCGGTTGATTTAAAACCGCTCTTTGTCCCATCCTTTTGATGGCGGCAAAGGGCGGTTTTTTCATGGCCTCACATAAAGGTGATTTCCCTTACGCGAAAATGGCAAATAATATGATCCTTGGATCTATGTCGGAGGTGCATCATGACCCCAAAGAAATTAATCTGCTCAGGCAGTACAGGCGCATGCGTCAGCGCCGTATGTTGCCTGACCCCCGCTCTCACCTTGCTGCTTGGCGGAACCGCCTTTGGCACCTGGCTTGGCTTTTCGGATTACGTTCTAATCCCGGCCTTTGTTATGTTCTCAACCCTCACCATCATTGGGGTTACCCGCCTGCGGCGTAACAAGAGAGCCTGAAATCATGAACGAAGACCCCCGTCAAGACAGCAAAGAACCTCAACAGGAAATCACCCTGTTCTCAACCCTCACCTGCCCTGAATGCGGGGCAATAAAGCGTGAGGAAATGCCAACAGATGCCTGCCAGTATTTCTATGACTGCACTGGCTGCGGCGCGGTTTTAAAGCCCCAAAAGGGCGATTGCTGTGTGTTCTGTTCCTATGGAGATACCCTCTGCCCGCCGATGCAGGAAAATGGCAAAGGCTGCTGTTAGGCGCGCGCCGCATCATCGGTAAACAGCGCCATATAAAATGCCCCCAACGCCAACACCACCAGCCACCATGCCTGCCAGATGCCAAATGACAGATTATAAATGACAAATGCTGTTGATATCTGAGCTACCATCAATCCCCGCGCAATCGCATAATTCATTTTTGCGGCCAATGAAAATAATAGAAATATTCCCACCGCCCCCAACGCAGCGCCTGGAAACCCGAGTTCAAGCCACAACTGCAACGGGCCATTATGGGTATGCAAGGAGATCAGAGTGCCTTTCGCCGGCACATCCTCAAGGGTCAATGCGACCAGATCCTGACCCCCCGGCACGGCCCGGGCAGCCCCCAAACCATGCCCAAGCAGGGGGCGTTCCATGATCTTTTCTGTGGCAAATTTCCAAATGTATAGCCGGTGAACAACTGAAACATTGGAATGGTCACTGACCATGCTTGCGGGATCAATGTGGGTCAACACCCGGTCCATTGCGATTGGCGCCATCATCACCCAAATCGCCGCAATGCCCCCCAAAAGCTTGGTCATGGGCCGGGGGGTGACGGCGGATAAGACAAATGCGATGACACCGAGGGTCAACGCCAGCGAAAAAGCCATGCCATACAACGACCAGAGCGTCACCAAAACCAGCCCTGCCAAACCAATCGCCAGAAGTCGCCGCCCCTGATTTTCCAACGCCATCAGTGCTGGCCACAGCAGGACCGCCATGACGGCAAGCCCTCGATTGAAATTAGAAAACAGTTCTTCCGTACTTAATCCCACGGGGTTTCGTACCTGTTTGATCAAAAACCCGTCGCTCACACGTTCGCCAAGGACGATCAAACAGGCAATCCCAATGCCCATGGCAAGCGCCATGCCCACTGCCTTTTGCCCACCCGAATCCAGGCGGCGATGAACGGAAAAAAGAACCAGAATTCCAGACAAAACGGCGAAAAGATCAATTCCCTTGCCCAGGGTTCGATCCGGTGCGATGGACCAAATGATGCTTGCCGCCCCCCAGGCCAGAACCCCCACCAGAAAAATCGCAAAACCCTTGGGAAACCCGGGAAATTGAGGCTGTTCTTTCCGCTCCATCCAGATCAGAGAGAGCGCCAAACCCAGAACCAGCCAGATCAGTCCCTTGGCGGCATAAAGGCTGGCCAAGGGTGCTACAAATGCGACAGCGACCAGCCATTTTTCGCGCGATGGTGTTGACCCGGGCACGCTTTAAGGCCCCACACGTTCAGGATAGAGTGCCGCAAGCCCAACATCTGAAGCCGCACAAACACCCCGTTCGGTGATCAACCCTGCCACCAAATGGGCCGGGGTAATATCAAATGCCGGATTGGCAGCAGACGTGCCA
It includes:
- the merF gene encoding mercury resistance system transport protein MerF, producing the protein MTPKKLICSGSTGACVSAVCCLTPALTLLLGGTAFGTWLGFSDYVLIPAFVMFSTLTIIGVTRLRRNKRA
- a CDS encoding O-antigen ligase family protein, with the translated sequence MPGSTPSREKWLVAVAFVAPLASLYAAKGLIWLVLGLALSLIWMERKEQPQFPGFPKGFAIFLVGVLAWGAASIIWSIAPDRTLGKGIDLFAVLSGILVLFSVHRRLDSGGQKAVGMALAMGIGIACLIVLGERVSDGFLIKQVRNPVGLSTEELFSNFNRGLAVMAVLLWPALMALENQGRRLLAIGLAGLVLVTLWSLYGMAFSLALTLGVIAFVLSAVTPRPMTKLLGGIAAIWVMMAPIAMDRVLTHIDPASMVSDHSNVSVVHRLYIWKFATEKIMERPLLGHGLGAARAVPGGQDLVALTLEDVPAKGTLISLHTHNGPLQLWLELGFPGAALGAVGIFLLFSLAAKMNYAIARGLMVAQISTAFVIYNLSFGIWQAWWLVVLALGAFYMALFTDDAARA